A portion of the Pseudomonas sp. GR 6-02 genome contains these proteins:
- the pobA gene encoding 4-hydroxybenzoate 3-monooxygenase — protein MKTLKTQIAIIGAGPSGLLLGQLLHNAGIDTLILERQTPDYVLGRIRAGVLEQGMVELLRQAGVGQRMDAEGLVHTGFELALDGRRVHIDLQTLTGGKTVMVYGQTEVTRDLMAARRDAGAQTIYAASNVVPHGMKTAEPYVTFDKDGETYRLDCDYIAGCDGFHGVARQSIPADCLKVFERVYPFGWLGILADTPPVHEELVYARHERGFALCSMRSPTRTRYYLQVPAQDQVDDWSDQRFWDELKSRLPAALADVLVTGPSIEKSIAPLRSFVVEPMQYGRMFLVGDAAHIVPPTGAKGLNLAASDVSTLFNILLKVYREGRVDLLEKYSEICLRRVWKAERFSWWMTSMLHRFDEHDAFSQRISESELAYFVDSEAGRKTIAENYVGLPYEAIE, from the coding sequence ATGAAAACACTAAAAACCCAAATCGCCATCATCGGCGCCGGCCCCTCTGGTTTGCTACTCGGCCAATTGCTGCATAACGCCGGCATCGACACCCTGATTCTCGAACGCCAGACCCCGGACTATGTGCTGGGACGCATCCGTGCCGGTGTCCTCGAACAAGGCATGGTAGAGCTGTTGCGTCAGGCCGGGGTGGGCCAGCGCATGGACGCCGAAGGGCTGGTTCACACCGGCTTCGAACTGGCCCTGGACGGGCGCCGGGTACACATCGATCTGCAAACATTGACCGGTGGCAAAACCGTGATGGTGTATGGCCAGACCGAGGTCACCCGCGACCTGATGGCCGCTCGTCGGGACGCCGGGGCGCAGACGATTTATGCAGCCAGCAACGTCGTCCCCCACGGCATGAAAACCGCTGAACCCTATGTGACCTTCGACAAGGACGGCGAAACGTATCGACTCGATTGTGACTACATCGCCGGTTGCGACGGTTTCCATGGCGTGGCGCGACAGTCGATTCCTGCCGACTGCCTGAAGGTATTCGAGCGGGTGTATCCGTTCGGCTGGCTGGGGATTCTCGCTGACACTCCGCCAGTTCACGAGGAGTTGGTCTACGCGCGGCATGAACGGGGCTTTGCGTTGTGCAGCATGCGTTCGCCGACACGCACCCGTTATTACCTTCAGGTACCGGCCCAGGATCAGGTCGATGACTGGTCCGACCAACGCTTCTGGGACGAACTCAAATCCCGTCTGCCAGCGGCCCTCGCCGATGTGCTGGTGACCGGCCCGTCGATCGAGAAAAGCATCGCGCCGCTGCGCAGTTTCGTGGTCGAGCCGATGCAGTACGGGCGGATGTTCCTGGTCGGCGACGCCGCGCACATCGTCCCGCCCACCGGTGCCAAAGGCCTGAACCTGGCGGCCAGCGACGTCAGTACGTTGTTCAATATTCTGCTGAAGGTTTACCGCGAAGGCCGTGTTGATTTGCTGGAGAAGTATTCCGAAATCTGCCTGCGGCGGGTGTGGAAAGCCGAACGGTTTTCCTGGTGGATGACCTCGATGTTGCATCGCTTCGACGAGCACGACGCATTCAGCCAGCGCATCAGCGAATCGGAACTGGCCTATTTCGTTGACTCCGAGGCGGGCCGAAAAACCATCGCGGAAAACTACGTCGGCCTTCCGTACGAGGCTATCGAATAG
- a CDS encoding helix-turn-helix domain-containing protein has product MNKPALPSIPVFKLYGESLDWPTPDLLHCETISKRSREHQWEIKPHRHADLCQLLFVFKGQAELEIEGKRSQLAEPAIIILPPLSVHGYRFSEDVEGFVVTLAAPLVAHLQAQLGNSVNALAQAESYPAGKDSEYLNSLFSALQSEYTGHQPAREMLMHSLVSVIMVWVSRQVIQRRAANQRPQRAREYLNGFIQLVEETYRQHVKVEDLAHRLGISVSHLNGTCRELAGQPALQIMHERQLLEAKRLLTYTSMTIYEMSDVLGFSDPTNFTRLFRRRVGISPKAFRDRLKADQDAADQKSET; this is encoded by the coding sequence ATGAACAAGCCCGCCCTGCCATCGATTCCGGTGTTCAAACTCTACGGTGAAAGCCTGGATTGGCCGACCCCCGATTTGCTCCACTGTGAAACCATTTCAAAACGCAGCCGCGAACATCAATGGGAAATAAAACCCCATCGCCACGCTGATTTGTGTCAGTTGCTCTTCGTCTTCAAAGGTCAGGCAGAGCTTGAGATCGAAGGGAAACGCTCACAATTGGCTGAGCCGGCAATCATCATTCTGCCGCCGTTATCGGTGCATGGTTATCGGTTTTCCGAGGACGTCGAAGGGTTCGTCGTCACCCTGGCCGCGCCGCTGGTCGCCCATCTTCAGGCGCAGTTGGGCAATTCGGTAAATGCCCTGGCCCAAGCCGAAAGCTACCCGGCGGGCAAGGACAGCGAGTACCTCAACAGCCTGTTTTCAGCGCTGCAAAGCGAATACACCGGCCATCAACCGGCGCGGGAAATGCTCATGCATTCGCTGGTCAGCGTGATCATGGTGTGGGTCAGCCGTCAGGTGATCCAGCGCCGCGCTGCCAATCAGCGTCCGCAGCGTGCCCGGGAATACCTCAACGGTTTTATCCAGCTGGTGGAGGAGACCTATCGCCAGCACGTCAAGGTCGAGGACCTGGCCCATCGGCTGGGGATTTCCGTGTCCCACCTCAACGGCACGTGCCGTGAACTGGCGGGGCAGCCGGCGTTGCAGATCATGCACGAGCGTCAGTTGCTGGAGGCCAAGCGCTTGCTGACCTACACCAGCATGACCATTTATGAAATGTCCGATGTGCTGGGGTTTTCCGATCCGACCAACTTCACACGCTTGTTCCGACGTCGGGTGGGGATCTCGCCCAAGGCTTTTCGCGACCGCTTGAAGGCCGATCAGGACGCTGCCGATCAGAAGAGCGAGACCTGA
- a CDS encoding LysR family transcriptional regulator — MDRLQAMRVFVTVVDLGSQSAAADHLDLSRPVVSRYLAELEDWVGARLMHRTTRKLSLTAAGSEILPRCRQMLDLSSDMQAAVSEPDDAPRGLLRISVSTSFGQAQLADAMAAYVKRYPGVSIDLQMLDRTVNLVDERIDLAIRTSNDLDPNLIARRLTVCRSVICASPAYLREHPAPQRVEDLSLHNCLTHSYFGKSLWHFEQDGEPVSVPVQGNISANEASTLLRAAMAGAGVAMLPSYLAGMHIHSGELIRLLPQAEPRQMNIYAVYASRKHMPVALRSMLDFLVLRFPEEPAWDVGL, encoded by the coding sequence ATGGATCGTCTACAAGCAATGCGGGTGTTCGTCACGGTGGTGGACCTGGGCAGCCAATCGGCCGCCGCCGATCACCTGGACCTGTCGCGGCCGGTGGTTTCACGGTATCTGGCGGAGCTGGAAGATTGGGTCGGCGCACGCCTGATGCACCGCACCACGCGCAAATTGAGCCTGACCGCCGCCGGCAGTGAAATCCTGCCCCGGTGCCGGCAGATGCTCGATTTATCCAGCGACATGCAAGCCGCCGTCAGCGAGCCGGACGACGCACCGCGCGGCCTGCTGCGGATCAGCGTCAGCACCTCGTTCGGCCAGGCGCAACTGGCCGATGCCATGGCCGCCTACGTCAAACGTTACCCCGGCGTAAGCATCGATCTGCAAATGCTCGACCGCACGGTGAACCTGGTGGATGAGCGCATCGACCTGGCCATCCGCACCAGCAACGACCTGGACCCGAACCTGATCGCCCGGCGGCTGACGGTCTGCCGCTCGGTGATCTGCGCCTCCCCCGCTTACCTGCGCGAGCACCCGGCGCCGCAGCGGGTCGAAGACCTGAGCCTGCACAATTGCCTGACCCACTCCTACTTCGGCAAAAGCCTCTGGCATTTCGAGCAGGATGGCGAACCGGTCTCGGTGCCGGTACAGGGCAACATCAGCGCCAACGAAGCCAGCACGCTGTTGCGCGCGGCGATGGCCGGGGCCGGTGTGGCGATGCTGCCCAGTTACCTGGCCGGCATGCATATCCACAGCGGCGAACTGATCCGCCTGCTGCCCCAGGCCGAGCCCCGTCAGATGAACATCTATGCGGTGTATGCCTCACGCAAGCACATGCCGGTGGCGTTGCGCAGCATGCTGGATTTTCTGGTGCTCAGATTTCCCGAAGAACCGGCATGGGATGTGGGCCTTTAA
- a CDS encoding MBL fold metallo-hydrolase — MIGFTSIKRILLATAALGFAAHAAAASTLTLDVYNPGTNAIFPVTSVLVSGEKEAILVDAQFGKSQAEQVVEKIRASGKQLTTIYISHGDPDYYFGLDTVTKAFPKAKVLASQPTVDHIKKTVDGKLAFWGPKMGADVPNKTIVPHVLKGDSLMLEGQKLQVLGLDGKQPDRSFVWIPSIKAVVGGVVVAENIHVWMADTQTAQSHADWLTTLHTIEALKPNTVVPGHYLGESARSLAAVRFTADYIKAFDEETAKAKDSAELIGAMKKRYPTLGEESSLELSAKVAKGEMKW; from the coding sequence ATGATCGGCTTCACTTCAATCAAACGCATTCTTCTGGCAACCGCCGCACTGGGCTTCGCGGCCCACGCCGCTGCGGCGTCGACCCTGACCCTGGACGTCTACAACCCGGGCACCAACGCGATCTTCCCAGTGACCTCGGTACTGGTCAGCGGCGAGAAGGAAGCGATTCTGGTGGACGCACAATTCGGCAAATCCCAGGCCGAACAAGTGGTGGAAAAAATCCGCGCCAGCGGCAAGCAACTGACCACCATCTACATCAGCCACGGTGACCCGGATTACTACTTCGGCCTCGACACCGTGACCAAAGCGTTCCCGAAAGCCAAGGTACTGGCCTCGCAACCGACGGTTGATCACATCAAGAAAACCGTCGACGGCAAACTGGCGTTCTGGGGTCCGAAAATGGGCGCCGACGTGCCGAACAAAACCATCGTGCCGCACGTGCTCAAGGGCGACAGCCTGATGCTGGAAGGGCAGAAACTGCAGGTGCTCGGCCTGGATGGCAAGCAACCGGATCGCAGCTTTGTGTGGATTCCGTCGATCAAGGCAGTGGTCGGTGGCGTGGTTGTCGCCGAAAACATTCATGTGTGGATGGCTGATACCCAGACCGCGCAGTCCCATGCCGATTGGCTGACGACGCTGCACACGATCGAAGCCTTGAAGCCGAACACCGTCGTGCCGGGTCACTACCTGGGCGAGAGCGCTCGCTCCCTGGCGGCTGTGCGGTTCACCGCTGATTACATCAAGGCTTTCGACGAAGAAACCGCCAAGGCGAAAGATTCAGCCGAACTGATCGGCGCGATGAAAAAACGCTACCCGACCCTGGGCGAAGAAAGCTCGTTGGAGCTGAGCGCCAAAGTCGCCAAGGGCGAGATGAAGTGGTAA
- a CDS encoding NAD(P)-dependent oxidoreductase — MSKIAIIGATGRAGSQLLEEALRRGHSVTAIARDTSKIGQRAGVVSKNVDVLDAAALQAAVAGHDAVISAAHFSTIPASAVIEPVKQAGVKRLLVVGGAGSLLLPGGTRVIDSEGFPPEYKAEASAGADFLNTLRQERDLDWTFLSPSAEFVEGERTGTFRVGKDDLLVSAQGRSWITFADYAIALLDEVETPKHSRQRFTVGY; from the coding sequence ATGAGCAAAATCGCAATCATCGGTGCCACCGGTCGTGCCGGTAGCCAACTGTTGGAAGAAGCCCTGCGTCGCGGTCACAGCGTCACCGCCATCGCCCGCGACACCTCGAAAATCGGCCAGCGTGCCGGTGTCGTCAGCAAAAACGTCGACGTGCTCGATGCTGCCGCTTTGCAAGCCGCCGTCGCTGGCCATGATGCAGTAATCAGTGCTGCACATTTCTCCACCATCCCCGCCAGCGCCGTCATCGAGCCGGTGAAGCAGGCCGGGGTCAAGCGTCTGCTGGTGGTGGGCGGTGCCGGTTCGCTGTTGCTGCCGGGCGGCACCCGGGTGATCGACAGCGAAGGTTTTCCGCCGGAGTACAAGGCTGAGGCCAGCGCCGGTGCCGATTTCCTCAACACTTTGCGTCAGGAACGGGACCTGGACTGGACCTTCCTGTCGCCGTCGGCGGAGTTTGTCGAAGGTGAGCGTACCGGCACGTTTCGAGTCGGCAAGGATGACTTGCTGGTGAGTGCGCAGGGCCGCAGCTGGATTACCTTTGCCGATTACGCGATCGCGTTGCTGGATGAAGTGGAAACGCCGAAGCATTCCCGCCAGCGGTTTACGGTCGGGTATTAA
- a CDS encoding LysR substrate-binding domain-containing protein → MKRLPPLPALHTFLITAQCCNFTRAAEQLHITQGAVSRQIAGLEDHLGYELFIRQARGLSLTAEGREWLPRVQQIFGLIDEAVEQIGEKRETLQLKAPTCVMRWLLPRLLQWQKERPDVPVELTTTVKHGVDFHREQFDAAVMYGPPPESSLASHHLFDEQLTPVCSRPMLEGPLALQTPADLQQHLLLHPTRDERDWKAWLKAADIHLSNVGKGQHFETLDLAMSMASQGTGVAIGDWSLIGDDLSAGRLVMPFDLKVKTGLAYYLVFPEKPAPSPKLRELMGWLVEQAQAR, encoded by the coding sequence ATGAAACGACTGCCTCCCCTGCCGGCGCTGCACACTTTTCTGATCACCGCGCAGTGCTGCAACTTCACCCGGGCCGCCGAACAGCTGCACATCACCCAAGGCGCGGTGAGCCGGCAGATCGCCGGGCTGGAAGATCATCTGGGCTATGAACTGTTCATTCGCCAGGCGCGGGGCTTGAGCCTGACCGCCGAAGGACGTGAGTGGTTGCCACGGGTGCAGCAGATTTTCGGCCTGATCGATGAGGCCGTGGAGCAGATCGGCGAGAAGCGCGAAACCTTGCAACTCAAGGCGCCGACCTGCGTGATGCGCTGGCTGTTGCCGCGCCTGTTGCAGTGGCAAAAGGAACGCCCGGATGTGCCGGTGGAATTGACCACCACGGTGAAACACGGCGTGGACTTTCATCGTGAACAATTCGACGCGGCGGTGATGTATGGCCCGCCGCCGGAGAGCTCACTGGCCTCCCATCATTTGTTCGATGAGCAACTGACGCCCGTGTGTTCCCGGCCGATGCTTGAAGGGCCACTGGCCTTGCAGACACCGGCAGACCTGCAACAGCACTTGTTACTGCATCCGACCCGGGATGAACGGGACTGGAAAGCCTGGTTGAAAGCGGCGGATATTCATCTGAGCAATGTCGGCAAGGGCCAGCATTTCGAAACCCTGGACCTGGCGATGTCGATGGCGTCCCAGGGGACAGGCGTGGCGATTGGCGATTGGTCGTTGATCGGCGATGACCTGAGCGCCGGGCGGCTGGTCATGCCCTTTGATTTGAAGGTGAAAACCGGATTGGCGTATTACCTGGTGTTCCCCGAAAAACCTGCGCCTTCGCCGAAGTTGCGCGAATTGATGGGGTGGTTGGTGGAGCAGGCGCAGGCACGCTGA
- a CDS encoding 5-guanidino-2-oxopentanoate decarboxylase — protein sequence MATCGEVLVKLLEDYGVEQVFGIPGVHTVELYRGLARSSINHVTPRHEQGAGFMADGYARTSGKPGVCFIITGPGMTNITTAMGQAYADSIPMLVISSVQSRSQLGGGRGKLHELPNQSALVGGVAAFSHTLMSAAELPGVLARAFALFQAGRPRPVHIEIPLDVLVEEADDLLASVPVNIDRAGASPSAISRMTDLLAGAKRPLILAGGGAIDAAAELTELAELLDAPVALTINAKGMLESSHPLLIGSTQSLVATRALVAEADVVLAIGTELAETDYDITFAGGFEIPGVLLRVDIDPDQTVRNYPPKVALVADSRNAAQALLSALSHKSLAERRNDWGQVRAARLREELAATWDAPTLAQTRFLETVLYELPNAVFVGDSTQPVYTGNLTFNPERPRRWFNSSTGYGTLGYALPAAIGAWLGGSVEGGTRPPVVCLIGDGGLQFTLPELASAVEARTPVIVLLWNNQGYEEIKKYMVNRAIEPVGVDIYTPDFIGVAKALGCAAEAVNSVDGLRDALRLATDRQGPTLIEIDQTQWMKAVSQ from the coding sequence ATGGCGACGTGCGGCGAAGTATTGGTCAAGTTACTCGAAGATTACGGGGTCGAGCAGGTGTTCGGCATCCCTGGGGTGCATACCGTGGAGCTGTATCGCGGGCTGGCCCGTTCGAGCATCAACCACGTCACTCCACGTCACGAACAGGGCGCCGGGTTCATGGCCGACGGCTATGCTCGCACCAGCGGTAAGCCGGGCGTGTGCTTCATCATCACCGGCCCCGGCATGACCAACATCACCACCGCCATGGGCCAGGCTTACGCCGACTCGATCCCGATGCTGGTGATCTCCAGCGTGCAATCGCGCAGCCAATTGGGCGGCGGGCGCGGCAAGCTGCATGAGCTGCCGAACCAGAGCGCACTGGTCGGCGGCGTGGCGGCGTTCTCCCATACCTTGATGTCGGCGGCAGAATTGCCGGGCGTATTGGCGCGGGCCTTCGCGCTGTTCCAGGCCGGTCGCCCGCGTCCGGTGCACATCGAAATCCCGTTGGACGTACTGGTCGAAGAGGCCGATGACCTGCTCGCCAGCGTGCCGGTGAACATCGATCGTGCCGGTGCTTCGCCCAGCGCGATCAGCCGCATGACCGACCTGCTGGCCGGTGCCAAGCGCCCGTTGATTCTTGCTGGTGGCGGCGCCATCGATGCGGCGGCCGAACTGACTGAACTGGCCGAGCTGCTGGATGCGCCAGTGGCCCTGACCATCAATGCCAAAGGCATGCTCGAATCCAGCCATCCGCTGCTGATCGGTTCGACCCAAAGCCTGGTGGCCACCCGTGCGCTGGTGGCCGAGGCTGACGTGGTGCTGGCCATCGGCACCGAACTGGCCGAAACCGATTACGACATCACCTTCGCCGGCGGCTTCGAAATCCCGGGCGTGCTGCTGCGCGTGGACATCGACCCAGACCAGACCGTGCGTAATTACCCGCCGAAGGTGGCGTTGGTGGCCGACTCGCGCAATGCCGCCCAGGCCCTGCTGAGTGCGCTGTCCCACAAGTCGCTGGCCGAGCGCCGCAATGACTGGGGCCAGGTGCGCGCCGCTCGCTTGCGAGAAGAGCTCGCCGCGACCTGGGACGCCCCGACCCTGGCCCAGACCCGCTTCCTGGAAACCGTGCTGTACGAATTGCCGAACGCGGTGTTCGTCGGCGATTCGACCCAACCGGTGTACACCGGCAACCTGACCTTCAACCCGGAGCGTCCGCGTCGCTGGTTCAACTCGTCCACCGGTTACGGCACCCTCGGTTACGCCTTGCCGGCGGCGATTGGCGCCTGGCTCGGTGGCAGCGTCGAAGGCGGCACGCGCCCTCCGGTGGTGTGCCTGATCGGCGACGGCGGCCTGCAATTCACCTTGCCGGAACTGGCCAGTGCGGTGGAAGCGCGTACGCCGGTGATCGTGTTGCTGTGGAATAACCAGGGCTACGAAGAGATCAAGAAATACATGGTCAACCGCGCCATCGAGCCGGTGGGCGTGGACATCTATACCCCGGACTTTATCGGTGTGGCCAAGGCCCTGGGCTGTGCGGCCGAAGCGGTCAACAGTGTTGACGGATTGCGTGATGCGTTGCGCCTGGCCACCGATCGTCAGGGCCCGACCCTGATTGAAATCGACCAGACCCAGTGGATGAAGGCGGTGTCGCAATGA
- a CDS encoding aldehyde dehydrogenase family protein, with translation MTFPTTLDGLFIDGQWSAGNEHLRVINPATEALLTTVNGGDAHAVDQAVTAAANAFKQWSKTTGAERGAILRRISAGVQAGREQLMKLQSSNNGKPLFEAAIDVDDVIATFEYYAGLAEGLDAKQDSAVALPSDDFSARLRREPCGVVGLIVPWNFPMVTTAWKLAPALAAGCCVVLKPSEVTPLPELELATIIAEAGLPDGVFNLVCGTGLAVGAPLSADPRIAKISFTGSNAVGVQVMQRAAETVKGVSLELGGKSSLLVLADADIELAVEVACGGGFFNAGQMCSATSRVLVADELADEFVARLKARAEAIRVADPFDPNVEMGALVNQAQYQRVLGHIDRGLSAGAKLICGGNRPADLSRGYFLQPTVFIDAPLESALWCEEIFGPVICVRSFSSEAEAIALANDSPFGLVASVVTRDSEAADRVANALQAGLVWINAPQVIFPQTAWGGYKQSSIGRELGPWGLQAFQEIKHVIRAV, from the coding sequence ATGACCTTTCCGACGACCCTTGACGGCCTGTTCATCGATGGCCAATGGTCCGCTGGCAACGAACATCTGCGCGTGATCAACCCGGCGACCGAAGCCCTGCTGACCACCGTTAACGGCGGCGATGCACACGCTGTCGATCAGGCCGTCACCGCGGCGGCCAACGCTTTTAAGCAATGGTCGAAAACCACCGGAGCCGAGCGTGGGGCGATCCTGCGCAGAATCTCCGCAGGCGTGCAGGCCGGGCGCGAACAGTTGATGAAGTTGCAGTCGAGCAACAACGGCAAACCGTTGTTCGAAGCGGCCATCGACGTCGACGACGTGATCGCCACCTTCGAGTATTACGCCGGTCTGGCTGAAGGCCTGGACGCGAAACAAGACAGCGCCGTGGCGTTGCCGAGTGACGATTTCAGCGCCCGCTTGCGCCGTGAACCGTGCGGCGTGGTCGGCCTGATCGTGCCGTGGAATTTCCCGATGGTCACCACCGCCTGGAAACTCGCCCCGGCCCTGGCCGCCGGTTGCTGCGTGGTGCTCAAACCGTCTGAAGTGACGCCGCTGCCGGAACTGGAACTGGCGACGATCATTGCCGAGGCCGGCCTGCCAGACGGCGTGTTCAACCTGGTCTGCGGCACCGGCCTTGCCGTTGGCGCACCGCTGTCGGCTGACCCGCGCATCGCCAAGATTTCCTTCACCGGCAGCAATGCGGTGGGCGTGCAGGTGATGCAGCGGGCGGCGGAAACCGTGAAAGGCGTGAGCCTGGAACTGGGCGGTAAATCCTCGCTGCTGGTGCTCGCCGATGCCGATATCGAACTGGCCGTGGAAGTGGCCTGTGGCGGCGGTTTCTTCAACGCCGGGCAGATGTGTTCCGCCACCAGCCGCGTACTGGTCGCCGATGAACTGGCGGATGAATTTGTCGCGCGATTGAAGGCCCGTGCCGAAGCCATTCGCGTGGCCGACCCGTTCGACCCGAACGTGGAGATGGGCGCACTGGTCAACCAGGCGCAATACCAGCGGGTGCTGGGCCACATCGATCGCGGTTTGAGCGCTGGCGCGAAGCTGATCTGCGGCGGCAATCGCCCGGCGGACCTTTCACGCGGATATTTTTTGCAGCCAACCGTTTTCATCGACGCGCCCCTCGAGAGTGCGTTGTGGTGCGAAGAGATTTTCGGTCCGGTGATTTGCGTGCGCAGTTTCAGCTCTGAAGCCGAGGCGATCGCCTTGGCCAACGACAGCCCGTTCGGTCTGGTGGCCAGTGTGGTCACGCGCGACAGCGAGGCCGCCGATCGGGTCGCCAACGCTTTGCAGGCGGGGCTTGTGTGGATCAACGCGCCGCAAGTGATCTTCCCGCAGACCGCCTGGGGTGGCTACAAACAGAGCAGCATCGGCCGCGAATTGGGGCCGTGGGGCTTGCAGGCTTTCCAGGAAATCAAACACGTGATTCGGGCCGTCTGA
- a CDS encoding extracellular solute-binding protein, translating into MGKHDLNRRQFIKTVGVASVAAAAMSMPFIRANASDTRFTGKTLRLLTWSDDTGLAALRNIAATFEDKYGCKVIADRTGSTSEMVAKLKAGGDRPQYDIITLAGVGAEGLAAANLLEKPDLNRIPNLVDVPEKYRTGANGHGIGYLLWCNSLVYSTRTQKEAPDSYAAMWDADLAPNIFLPPPNWTEAMDLIIIAAKLAGGDEHNIEPGFKKLAELKSRVVTLGENPNQIAELFRTGSLDMGGLYAPAFFPKQIRDPAYGLGATFGMKEGFYTDLMLSVMPKSRPGDTDLAYAFINHSLDPLVQGKMAEDIYNGPVNAKAIISAEARKSPYILTPEQIAEKAIMHDNAFLATVHDQWIRRYTEIFSS; encoded by the coding sequence ATGGGCAAGCATGATCTGAACAGACGTCAATTCATCAAAACCGTGGGTGTGGCGTCGGTAGCCGCGGCAGCCATGAGCATGCCGTTCATCCGGGCCAATGCCAGCGACACGCGCTTTACGGGCAAGACCCTGCGCTTGCTGACCTGGTCCGATGACACTGGCCTGGCAGCATTGCGCAATATCGCGGCGACCTTCGAAGACAAGTACGGCTGCAAGGTCATCGCTGACCGCACCGGCAGTACCTCGGAAATGGTCGCCAAACTCAAGGCCGGCGGTGATCGTCCACAGTACGACATCATCACCCTGGCCGGCGTCGGCGCCGAAGGCCTGGCCGCCGCCAACCTGCTGGAAAAACCCGACCTCAACCGCATCCCCAACCTGGTGGACGTGCCGGAGAAATATCGCACCGGCGCCAATGGCCACGGTATCGGTTACCTGCTGTGGTGCAACAGCCTGGTCTACAGCACCCGTACCCAGAAAGAAGCCCCGGACAGCTACGCCGCGATGTGGGACGCCGACCTGGCGCCGAACATTTTCCTGCCGCCGCCGAACTGGACCGAGGCCATGGACCTGATCATCATCGCCGCCAAACTGGCCGGTGGTGACGAACACAACATCGAGCCAGGCTTCAAGAAACTCGCCGAGCTCAAGAGCCGCGTGGTGACCCTGGGCGAAAACCCGAACCAGATCGCCGAGCTGTTCCGCACCGGGTCCCTGGACATGGGCGGCTTGTACGCACCGGCGTTTTTCCCCAAACAGATCCGCGACCCGGCCTACGGTCTGGGCGCCACGTTCGGCATGAAGGAAGGTTTCTACACCGACCTGATGCTCTCGGTGATGCCGAAAAGCCGTCCGGGCGATACCGACCTGGCCTATGCCTTCATCAACCACTCTCTGGACCCGCTGGTGCAGGGCAAGATGGCCGAAGACATCTACAACGGTCCGGTCAATGCCAAGGCGATCATCTCCGCCGAAGCCCGCAAGAGCCCGTACATCCTTACGCCGGAGCAGATTGCCGAGAAGGCGATCATGCACGACAACGCCTTCCTGGCCACCGTGCATGACCAATGGATTCGTCGTTACACGGAAATCTTTTCTTCCTGA
- a CDS encoding ABC transporter permease — protein sequence MEHQPLTHPVSVAPTRANRGVSPTVRAWFFLSPSMLFLGVLIAASLLVLRMSVGTKGAEWSGFSLASYAQLLEPYYLKSLLLTLRLALISAVIAVLLAIPVAYTMSRLTSPFVRRIFLAAVLLPLLVNLLLQSYGWLVILGPGGMLNQALMGLGLIKRPIMLLYNQNGVLMGLVQTAFPLAVLPIASAMRGVARTYEEAAATLGASRLQVFRQVVLPMSFPGIITGATLVFAYNASSFVVPLLLGGRRVPMLAVMVHDQIAPLMNWPAASAAGVVLIVTTLAIMTLSEYITGRRRRMLEASQ from the coding sequence ATGGAACACCAACCTCTGACCCATCCGGTAAGCGTCGCACCCACGCGCGCTAATCGGGGTGTCTCACCGACAGTGCGTGCGTGGTTTTTCCTCTCGCCGTCGATGCTGTTTCTCGGCGTGCTGATTGCCGCCAGCCTCCTGGTGCTGCGCATGAGCGTGGGCACCAAAGGTGCGGAGTGGTCCGGCTTCAGCCTGGCCAGTTACGCGCAATTGCTGGAACCGTACTACCTCAAATCCTTGCTGCTGACCCTGCGCCTGGCGCTGATCAGCGCGGTGATCGCGGTGCTGCTGGCGATCCCGGTGGCCTACACCATGTCGCGGCTGACCTCACCGTTCGTGCGGCGGATTTTCCTGGCGGCGGTGCTGTTGCCGTTGCTGGTCAACCTGTTACTGCAAAGCTATGGCTGGCTGGTGATTCTCGGCCCGGGCGGGATGCTCAATCAGGCGCTGATGGGCCTGGGCCTGATCAAGCGGCCGATCATGCTGCTGTACAACCAGAACGGCGTATTGATGGGCCTGGTGCAAACCGCGTTCCCGTTGGCTGTGCTGCCGATTGCCAGTGCCATGCGCGGAGTCGCCCGCACTTACGAAGAAGCCGCTGCAACCTTGGGCGCCAGTCGCCTGCAGGTGTTTCGCCAAGTGGTGTTGCCGATGAGTTTTCCGGGGATCATCACCGGCGCGACGTTGGTGTTTGCCTACAACGCCAGCAGCTTCGTGGTGCCTTTGCTGCTCGGCGGTCGGCGCGTGCCGATGCTGGCGGTAATGGTCCATGACCAGATCGCCCCGCTGATGAATTGGCCCGCCGCGTCCGCTGCCGGCGTGGTGCTGATCGTTACCACCCTGGCCATCATGACCTTGTCCGAATACATCACTGGCCGTCGTCGGCGCATGCTGGAGGCTTCCCAATGA